TATCTTATCCACCGTCCTTTATTTAAAGAATCAGGGATGGGACACACCATGAAGACCACGTGGGTCACACGAGCAGGGAAGGTGATTTTCCGGAAATCACTGTGCAACACTAAATATAGTTAAACGTAGGGACATTCTCAGTGTTGGAAAGAAACAGGAACAGCAAAAGCCCAGGACTTGAGGACATCTCAATaatctgagttttctttctttttttttttttttctatttttttttttttttttttcgggggcggggggccgaacccagggctttgggttTGCTGGGGAGGGGCTCTCCCCCTgggcaaaatccccaacccctaatctgagttttcttggctttttaattttgtttgtgggTCTTCTGCCTTCATTTATATCCATGTACACGTGCATGTTCAGTGTCCAAGGAGActgtggtactgggaattgaagccCCGTCCTACTCTTAACGGCCGAGTCATCCACCCTCTCGCCCTTTAGGTCTACGGTCATTCATCTTCAGAAGAGGAAGGCCACCAACTCGAGGCCAGGTGATTTGGCCAGAGTTAGTTAAGTTTCTCCAGAGTGAATGAGTTCTTGACTGCTAGCCTACTTTTTCCCATGGAGATGCTGAGGTTACGTGGCTTTCCTAGCCCTAGTTTCCTGATTTCTAATCCTCGACGGTACACCTTTGGGAAAAAGCGACCCCAATTCTTTTCCCACATGTAACTGCTCATAATCACTTCTTATACAGTTGGTTTTCAAGCCTAAGTATAAGGGCGTGAAGATTAAACAAACGTATGTCTTACCGATATACGTACACCAGTCTGTGCTCGGGTATTAGTTTGCGGGCGCATCATCAGGTAACTGCCATTACGATTTACTGTATTCACCATGTGTCGGGGCTGCAGTAGGTACACCAGAAAATGTCTTTGCTGTCAGAGTTGGTTTGTTGTTCCCTCGTTCGTGCGATAAATGAGGAAGTTATGGAGCAGCAGGTCTCACCTCAGCAGGAAGAACTTGCTAATTATTAGAGCTGTTCGTAAGTAGAGTGAAACTGCCTTGGGAGACACTGACTGCCCATCAGCCAGAGCGAGTCTCGTTTGCTTTGGTTGCTTTCTAAATTTAGCTTTGAACTATTTCTCTATTAGGTAATGTGCAGAATGTAAATCTAGTTGACATTAAAAAGTTTGTGATTTAGTTGGTACAGTGAAATACACCTTTAAACAGTCTTGTTGAGAAAATATGCTAAGTGTTCAACAGAGTGAGGCAAACTCTGAATAAGTTTCCTTTCGTTAAAGGGTTAGTGTCTTGGAGTAGACCTGGTTTTTAATAAGCTTTTAAGGGAAAGTATTTTTGTAATGgaacttttaaatgtattatctTAAAGACTTATtatttggggggctggagatACGGCTGtgtttccagaggacttgggttcaatccctagcacttaccatggcagcttacaactgtttgtaactctagttccaggaggtGTCACGTGCTCTTCCGGCCTCTGTGACCACTGGTGCCCAAGAAGAGCAGAGACATCAAATGCTCTTGGAGCTGGGGTCGTGTGTGGTTTCTAGTCTCTGTTCTAGATTCAGGGACTCAGatttgggtcctctacaagactAATGCATACTTTCAACTGTTGAGCTATCTTTATGGTCCTGAGTAAGCCATCTTTGGAGCACTCAGATTTATACAAAATTCGAGACAATAATGCACAGTATGTccaatgtggtggtttgactgaGAGTGGCCTCTATGAggtcatatatttgaaaatttgtccccagttggtagaactgcttgagaaggattaggaagtgtgatcttgttggaggagggatcactgggagtgagctttgaggttagttcgtttctctctctctctctctctctctctctctctctctctctctctctctctctctctctctctcatgcctgTGGATGAGATGTttgctctcagctactgcttcagcaccatgcctgtctgcctacTGCTGTGTTCTCCACCGTGATTGTGATGGTCTCTAACCCTTTGGAACCATGagcccccaaattaaatgcttgaAGTTGCCTTGGGCATGCCTTGTcttggcaatagaaaagtaactaaaacaccTCTATAGCCAGTATAGCCAGTACCCTTCCCCTAGCTCCTGTTGTTATTAATGATAACATCTTTGCCCAACTTCCCTATTATTAACATGGTTCTACTATATTTAATAAACTGGtcttgttatattattattaactaaAGCCCAAGTTTgttcaaatgtttttaatttttacttaacatcttttttttaatctgttccAGGATCACAACCTAGATAACACATTGAGTTTAATCAAAATATTTCCATGGATAATTAGACTGTAATCTTTTTTCAGATTTCCTTTAATGGCCTTGGTTTCTTTATGGAGTACTTACTACTCAGATCATTTGTAAGATGACTTTCTATTGAAACTTGTGGTTTTTCTCATGACCAGATGATTTACTGAGAGGAAGGCTATGTCATACCAAAGATAGATGCTAGTAACACAATCTGTGATTGTCAGTATAGACCACACCAGTGAATGAGGTGGCAGTGGCAGGATTCTCTGGTACAAAGCTGCTACCCATTCCACTCCATGCTGTACTCTTCAGAAGAAAGTCACCATGTGCAGCATCACCTGAAGGATCTTAACGTTGGGTCATCAATTATTTGGAGTCTGTGTGcctgttggggtgggggtaggggtgttaCATAGAGACCAGAGTGGGACATGAGGTGTCTTCCTCGTTGCTCTGTTCTCCGTTTATTGCCTTGAGATAAGTGACTGGGAAGCTTATCTTTCCAGCTAGGCTAGGTGGCTAATGAGCTCTCAGGAtcgctctgcctctgccttccaatgcTAGGCTGCAGCCGTGGCCTTGCCTGGCTTTGTACACGGGTTCCGGGGATTCAAATCCAGGTAGGCTTTTATGTGCAAGAGCTCTTGCACAcgaagccatctctgcagccacagTTCCCACACATTAGTTAGCTTAAAATTTGCACTAACGTGAACTCCTGCGTGGTTATTTTATACTTTCATCTATAATACAAttctggttttcatttgtttgttggaACTGTTCTGCTCACCATTGGCTGTTTCGTTGGCCTCCTCTGTCCTTATGCTCATcaatgtggtttgtttttttgcatttgttttgaacATGTCCTTACTTCTGGGTGATACAGAATTCGGCCTCTTCCTACATATTTCCCGCCTAACTCATGCGATCAGCCATGTCTCCAAGGAACCTAGTTCCTTGAATTGGAGAATTCTGTAAAAATTTGGTTTGCTAGATGTTTGGTTGCCAAATGTGCATGTTTCGTAGGTGATGGGAATTGCCTACAGAGTAGCATTCAGAATTGTTGTAAAAGGCTAAAGATTCCTTTACACCGATTCCCTTCCTACGTTACAACCGACATAGGAGCTCGTATGTCTCCTGGTCTTTGCTCCCTGGCTCTATGGGTATGGGCTTAAGAACTGGTACCAGAAAATGCTATCGCTGAGGCTGCTCTGGTGCTATTACCATGGGTCAGAACATCCTTTTGTCTGAGTTTGCGTCCTCTATTTGTATGCCGACACTGGTAGGGTAACTCTGTGGCTTACAAACAGACAAAACTTTAGGACTCTCACAGTTGTTGACATGCCCTCTTCTCTTTAGGTTAGTGTTCTCCAGACAATTCCTTCTAAATGCTGAGAGAAAGCTCaccagccaggcctggtggctcacGCCTGTGGCCTTAGCTCTtgggagtgggaaggaagaggaccgagtttgaggccaacaaAGGTTGCCGAAGACTTTTCACCACCTGTTTTTCTTCACTCACTCATCAGATCTCTGTTTCCTCCGGTCCTCATTCCCTCAGATTGCAGCATCCTTAGAAGCTGGGCTTATCCAGCGGCATGTCAATGGATGGGCGTGGtgggaaagaaagagcaaaatggACAACCACCATTATTATCAGCTCATCTCTTAAGGTAAGGAGCATTTAGCCCACCAGTCTTCATTTACAAACCTTAAACACCGCATATTAGGCAGCATTTTGAAAGCTCCTTGGCTTAAAGAATCCCCCGTTGTGTGAACCAGAGGGGAATATGCTAAGTGTATTTCTAAGGTGGTTATAAAGGTTTTGCCTTCAGTTTCAAAACCCCAATTGCCTAAATCTTTGAAAGTTGGAAATGTTCTAGTGCCATTCCTTAGGTGGGATCTCATTAGCCCAGGCTTCAAACTCGCCacagaactgaagacctagaGGATGTCTAACCTGCCTAACGACCCCAAGCACAgtgattacaagtgtgtgctacTGCACCTGGCCCATGGTCTTTATATTTCCCTtatggcttctttaaaaaaaatagctggcTTTTATTTGTacctattttacttatttttctgagacGGGGTCTCATGTAGTTGAACCTAGCCTCAAACTTGggtatagctgaggatggccttgagtaCCGGGTCTTCTGGTGCTCCTGTCCCCGACGTCCCAAGAGCTGGGGATATAGACCCGTGCTGCCTTCCCTGTCTTGTTGGTGTATTCTGGTTCCGAATCCTTCAGTAAACTAAATGTCCATTAGATCAGAGCCCCCATGATCTCATAACTCAACACATCCAGAGGTGGTCAGtgtttaaatgcattttttgGTGTTATTTGACAAAAAAGATCCCGAGAAACAAATCTTTGTGGTTCTCTGTTATGAGTTGTAACTGAAAACTTTCCTTGCTATTCTCTTGTAATTTCATTTGCTGACATTTTACATTTGAGTCAGTATTTACTGAAGATTGGTCTatggttctgttttctttctttgcacagTCAACTGGTTTACCTCTGCAGTCTCCCCTTGTCCTAGAGTCCTTATGTGCATACATAGCTTGGAAATTAAGGCTTATAGAGATTGCCTGGGCGGGGAAAGTCTCCTAGTTGTAGGGCACTTGCCAGTGATTGCAGAACCCTAGATTTAAGCCCcaaacttgggggtggggtgtgtcagATTCAGTCATTTGTGCTCCTAACCTCCTAAGGAATGTAGAAAAGGAATGATTTCTCTATACTGTGTTGGGAGTATATTGTTATAAGTTATGTGTTTGCAAATATTTACCCATACTGTAGAGGTTAAATTTGTTAAGTTGAACTCTGAAATTTGCCATTTCCATGGGGAAGATTTTCATattggaattcttttttattgtttaataaacCTTTGATCAGTTAAGTGCAGTTTTCTATTTAATGTGCTATTAAGTTTAAGTGCTGTTTTCCatttaaatctgtattttctttcatgcAAGATTTTCTGGATTCTAGTTTTAAAGACTATTACTAGATATTATATATTCAGGAAGGTTATTATACCTTTTCATCTGTGATGTATAAACAAGACAAAGCAAGTTTTTAATAAGCTACGCTGCCCTTCAGAGCGCGTGGCGGACTCCAATGCATATCCAACACCAAAGGAGGCACAACAGTGTTCTCCAGCCCGAGCTGCTTTGTTTAGGTGCTGCTGAGGCTGAACCGAGGCTCTCTGCCGGGCAAGTGCTCGACTGCTAATCTGCATCTCCAGCTCCAGTCTTTCCTGAACAAGTAGCATCTTTCCCTATTTCGCAGATATAAAGCAGTTTGGAAAATGAAGTCTTAAGTTCTGATTGTTTCTAGGAAACCCTCAAATGCCCTATTTCCTTCGCactttctctttgtctgtttcttATTTGATGATCATAAGTCACCAGCATGGTGCCATGGATCCTCAGGGTCGGAGCCAGTCATTCCCAAACCTTGCTGTGGAGTCGCCGTCTTGGTCTGCCTGCCCCTCAGCAGACCAGCGCCTGCTCATGGAGCTTCTCTCTGCTCCCCTGAAGCCTCTgctcctctcacctctgcctttgttttgtttgtcttttcctgctcaatatactcttttttttttattttaaagatatgatTAACATTTTAGGCAGCCTTGCTGCCTATTGTATATCTGGTGCCTCCATTCATATATTTTAGTTCTTTACTAAAATTTTCAAGATCTTTAATCTCCTTGAACATAGAAGCAGACCTACTGTGACTATTTATGGTGGTTCTCTTTCATGCAAACTTATCTGTATGTGTGgctggtgtgagtgtgagtgtgcgtgtgtgtgagtgtgcgtgcgtgtgtgagtgtgcgtgcgtgtgttgtAATTTATATCTTAAAATTGTACACATAATCTGAGGTCTATAAGAATATGGCCTTAATTCTGTAATAGAATTAAATTGATGCTCTGATTGCCAAGCAAAATAGAAGTTCTAATTTTAGATGAATAATGCATTTAATATAAGTTCTAAATATTACATATCATACACTTTCAAATCACATCACAAGGCTGGTCAATAGTAGGGGCATGTGCAAAGCTCccgatttggttcccagcactggaaaCAAATTTCACATTTATAATGCAAGTTTAACTGGGcgttgtttatttgtatttgctGAGTCTGGCAGACCAAGCCGCGTGTCAATAACTAGTCGTGTGTGCATCTAGAATGGCACTGGCTATGAGAATGGGGATAGCAGGCTCTCAGGTCTCTCCTGTAACAGCAGATCTGCTGTGAGGAGCCGGGCTGTGAGGAGCCGGGCTGTGAGGAGCCGGGCTGTGAGGAGCCGGGCTGAGAAAGGCTCCTCCCAGGTGCTGCAGGCTCTGGCAGCTCTGCCGCACACCGCCGCTTCCAGGACTGAGGTGGTCGAGGCTGCTACACTCCTATGAGAGCTGCTCCACTTTTGTCAAAAGCTCTGCCTGGTTTTCCCTGCCCTTCTTGAATTGGCAGGTGCCCTTGGGGAAGAAATGGCCTACATGTTGGGGTCATAgctttgagttttttgtatagACCTTGCCCTTACAGTTTCTCACTATCCTGCTAATTCTTTGATGTAtttgtacagattttttttaaactctcgTTTTTTCAATTTCTATTAACAGAGAGTTGGCCTAAATTACTGAATGTGTCACTGCTGGAAGCAGTGTACAATTTAAAAGGCACGCAAGAAAGGGGCATGGTTGAACTGCAGGACCAGGGTTCAGTAACATGAAATGCTCTCCTTGGGTAGGAAAAGAAGCATATATTTTAGATTGCTTAAATTACATTGTTCTGAAGGAAAGTATAAATTCAGTTTAggtaaggagtgtgtgtgtgtgtgtgtgtgtgtgtgtgtgtgtgtgtgtgtgtgtgtgtctgtgtacatgtatgtgggtgcaagTACACGAATTTTCGGAAGCCAGAGGGGAATGCCATGGGTCCTGCCCTGCTTTTCTCTTCATTATTAAGACAGAGTtgctcactgaatctggagttagGTGGGTAGCCAGCAAGCCCAGTACCGGGGTTACAGACATGTGTGACCATGCCTGACTTCTCGTATGACATctaggaatttgaactcagttcctaaTGCTTACCTAAGATGTGCTcttgcccactgagctatctccctgacctagttaatttttttttaagatggagaCTAACAAGCTTCAGTTCTATCTAGTTAGGAAATATGTCAACCACTTAGGTTTTAGCCCTTTGATAAAATCTAGTGGTTTGGATAGAACAGTAAATaaggtaattatttttaatgatatgtaAATTAGAATGTAGTAATGCTGCCTTTATCTACTTTCTGGCTCATCCACAGTAAATGTAAAGACATGTATTGGGGATTTGGTTGTCACCGATGCGGTATTCTACATTACTATACAGACCTCTCAGCCATCTATGAAACAGCTCCCAGCTTCTTTGACAATTATACACTAATGCAGGTCAGAATATTGCTGGGTCATTTCCGAAAAAGAACTGTCCCTAGTCCTCTCGGTTTTCAGTTCTCTGACACTGCTCCTCATTTTCCGACCCCAAGGAACACTCAGCTTCAGCAGAATAGTTTCACTCCTTCCTTTACAGTCTCTTGCCCCAGAGAGTAGGTTTGTTTCTGTGGTGACCAACCTTTAAGTGGGAGAGTGATAAACCATTAAACACTTTTAATTATTTACCAGCTGTAATAAAAATCATTTCCAGTATGTCTTATGTTCATGTctctgaaaattcttttttttaagagtaaTGAAATTGCAACTGCCCTAGAAAGTCGAAGCCACAAGGTTCGGTATTCTGACACGTTGGAAAGTGGATCgattgtattctctctctctggtacAGTATCTTTGTTAATTGCCTTTACACTGTTTGTAAACTCTGTGGATGCATTTGCTGGTTTTTGTAGTTCAGCAGTGACGTCATCTCTTAGCGTGTTATCTTTTGGAAGAGTGAATGGCTGCACTCTGCGCTGCCACAGAAGCAGTGCCCACGGCAGCTGTGGGGTAGAGTGGCCTCTTCGGTTAAGTGGTAGAAGATGGAGAAAAGTACTTGCTATGGAACCCAGGTGAACATAGAAAGCTCCACCTGCCTAGCAATAAATGTAAGTTGCTAACAGAGGCCAATGGTGTAACTCTGGCCAGAATTTACATACCCAAGcagatatatgatatattattatGATTCACTGAAATAAACATTGAAGAGCTTTATAGGGACAAATAAATGTTCCTGAAATTATAAATTGTGTGTGAGACATGGACAAAGTTAGGGGTTAAATTAGGCTAAGAAGGTGCTGGCGATGTGGAGGGACAGCCTCCACCTGTGCTTGGGAAGTACAGAGTGacaggagtgagggagggaggcagacttACCAGTGTGTGCCCTGTCATAGACAAGCCTTCGACCCCAGTGCAGGTGTCCAAGGCGAGCCTGCGCCACAGTGAGGCCATCgcagaatcagaaagaaagaagcagttcTGTTAGGAGGTTTACCATTCTAGCAGGGATGTTGGAAGGCAGGTGCTTTCTGAATCATCTAAAAAGACATGCTGAAAATTATCCAGATCCCAAAGCATTCCTTCTGCTTAAATGGAAAACACTCCAGAGAAAAAGGGTATTTTTGGTGACTTGTATGTTTTGGTTATCACCTGTATGCTTACAAACAGGTATTCTTTACATGTTCTTGAGGAGGGGGACAATGACATTCAGAGACATCAATAAAATGTACAAATGCATTCAGTCACTATGTaatcacacagctctctgtaggTTGTGTCCTGCCTATATTTTCTGAACAGCTATAACTAAACTCAAGTCTCCCTTAAGACCATCCAGATGACTTGGTCCCATTTCAGACACAAGGTACCTGCCTATTTCAATACATTAATTTACATGTTTCCTCCCGAGGGAGGAAGGTCTCTTCAGTAAGAAATAACTGAAGATTTGCTTTAAACTTCCTTTCTCTCACTGGTTCTCACCTCTGAGTCATTATAGAATCTAGAGTTGCTGAACACATGCGTATAAGGTAGTGGTTGTGGGAGGGCATGGTACCTCCTGGACCTCTGTCCCTGTACCTCCTGGACACCTGTCCCTGTACCTCCTGGACACCTGTACCTCCTGGACACCTGTCCCTTTGCCTCCTGGACACCTGTCCCTGTGCCTCCTGGACACCTGGGCCTCCTGGACACCTGTCCCTCCTGGAATCTGTCCCTCCTGGACACCTGTCCCTCCTGGAATCTGTCCCTCCTGGACTCCTGTCCCCATGCCTCCTGGACATCTGTTACAGTGCCTCCTGGACACCTGTGCCTCCTGGACATCTGTTACAGTGCCTCCTGGACACCTGTGCCTCCTGGACATCTGTTACAGTGCCTCCTGGAACCTGTCCCTGTGCCTCCTGGAACCTGTCCCTGTGCCTCCTGGACACCTGTCCCTCCTGGAATCTGTCCCTCCTGGACACCTGTCCCCGTGCCTCCTGGACATCTGCCCCAGTGCCTCCTGCGTACCTGTCCCTGTTCCTCCTAGATACCTGTCCCTGTGCATTTTCTTTTAGCTCTTTACTCATATCCTTTGGAATAGCTTTTCTAATAagccaggaaatattttcaaagttttagtatgacatttttttttcagtttaagtttttattatatagTCCTGGATGGTTGTTTCGATAGCCTGGAATGGCCTTGGACTCACCACAGTTCTCCTGTCTTAGCCTTTCatatgctgagattatagatgtgaaCTACCACACCTGACCTGAAGggttaacttttaaaatagacCTAATCTTTTAGTTAAAAATTAGGTGTCAATTTCATGTGCCCAATTCcttggcagaaaaaaaattactggccaatgtttttcctttaaacattTAGAACGAGTCATTCTGTTTTTGAGAGCATGTCAAAGAAATATCCAAACCAATTTGTTATATAAGAATTGTAataaggggttagggatttagctcagtggtagggctcAGTGTCCcccgctccggaaaaaaaaaaaaaaaaagaattgtaataaATTCTACCCCTTATGAGTTTGCGGTCCCTGGTCACATTGAGCTTACGCGGCCACGTAACGACATCATATTCACTTTTCCTAGGAGTTGCATTTCTGTTGATGGATGCCAAGGCGTGCATGACATCAGCTGAGGAAGTGTTTCTAACCAAAATCGAGAAGTTTATTAACATTCACCAAAATAGTTTTTTGGTTCTATTTGCCCCACTCCATGGACCTGAAGAAAGGAATCTCATGTTCAGGATTCATCAGAGGTATGGAAGCAAAGCACAGCCAGCTTTTCTTACAGTTTTCTTTACTTCAGTGTTTAATGCTTTTAGGCAGTTGAGTTTTGCTAGAAGGTAAACTTTATAAGCTGTCATATGTAATCAAACAGGGCAGACAGCTACTCCTGAAGTCAGGGTGACCAGAGTCGATGTTGATGACAGGCCTATTctacaaaagcaaaccaaaatgaGCACTAAATCCTGGTTACACAACACCACCTCAGATCTAGGGCACAAAGCAGGATGTGACTGAACGAACATAGGTAGAACACAGCTCTGGCCCCTCCTTGTGCTACCTGTGACAGACAGCAAAtaccagtcagtcagtcacttaACCACTTTCTTTCCAGATTCTTGGGCAGTAATTTACGAATACTTCCAGTACACAACACAGTAAATGCTGTTGATCTTATGTGCACTGTAGCTAAGGTAAGTCACCTGGAAGAAAAGACTgagacacaaatatatacattttggCCAGAGATTTTACAGttctgattttaaataaaattttgagatAATATAGCATTTCTACCCTCCATTTGCTTCTTAAATCCCCATGCACTACATACTACACTCTTAGATTTATGGCCTTATTTTTGTTACATATGTGTTCCTAAGTACATAAATATAATCTGTTCAGTCCCTTTAATGTTATTTGTATATGATTTTCAGGCTGACCACGTTGTACTGGATTACCAACTTGGGagttttccctggggaagaccttTCCCCTGATGTCAGCATTCCTGGGCTACCTGTTCTTAGTCAGGCCTGGAGTCTCATTAGCCTTTCCCTTCCATGGTATCATTCCTATTGCTGGTGACCTTTGGGGTCATGCCTAGCCAtccatgttgatgagacttcatgTGTGTAGCTCCTGACACTTTTAAGAGACACAACCTCACAGCAAAGACCCTATTGTTCTGGCTCTTAAAACCCTTGACCCCCTTTgcaatgctccctgagcctttAGGTGTAGCAGTTGTGTTGTAGTTGTATCAGAACTAGGACCCATAACCCTGcattgattggttgtggttttctgtaatgatcttttctcttctgcagacgtttccttgatgaggggtgagaactACACTCACTGTGGATATGACAAACATTTGAAGTGTAGTTAGgtattatgctggtttagtagtGGTTGTAGGTTTTCCTCCAAGGTCCATGACTTCCCTAGTCCGGGGTAGTTGTCAAGGTTGCCAGTATgacttccctctttctttctttttctttttttcggagctggggaccgaacccaaggcctggtgcttgctaggtaagcgctctaccactgagttaaattcccaaccGACTTCCCTCTTCAtgagcaggtcttaagtccaatttcAGAGCTGTTGGTCCCTCCTAAGATATGCAGGCCACTACTGCACCCTTACAGTTGGTTATCATGCCATGCTGGTCACTGTTGTAGTTCAGACATAATACTGGGTAGGACTGTTGATTGCTTCCCTCATTTGGAAGCATGCATGCCCCTTCTGGGGTTATAAGGTTGCTTCCCTCGTTTGGAAGCGTGCACAACCCCTTCTGGGGTCAGAAAGGTAATCTTCAGAAAAGCTTTCAGGTCAGCTCTGGGCCCTGTGTCTGCAGTGCAGTGTCTTCTGCAATAAGGACTCACCTTCCACCTgagggcaaccaagagcaatacAATTGCTTCTAATGTTTTGAGCGTCCCTTGAACAACTCTGACCAAGAACTCAAAGGAGAGCTTCTCATGCCGAGTATTGGGGTGTGTTAGATGGTCTACAGCTCTTCAATGCTTGTCAGCTCCAATgggaaaattatatatttcaaattatatatttacCTACTGACTTATGTACAGTATAGGTATTTTAAGGTAAACTCCTTGTGATATTTTAAAGACGTCCTTATTGAtattaagggttttgtttttaaatatgtcttcAAGTTGTTTACCCTCTTGAGGATTGTCAAGATTCCTGCTTTCCACTTATTTCTTTCCCAAGCCTGACATCTTCCCAGTTTACTTCTGGTAACTTCCCCACCAGTTCAATTTCTTCTCAGGTAGCTTCTCCTTGGAACTGTTCATGGACATGTCCAACTTCCCTTCCTAGTTTTTGCACTTGGGAATCCTAAAGCATTTCTAATACTGCATTTTAGGGATTTCAGTAAAGCTGCTTAAAGACAGTTCAGGTACTCAATCACTCTAATTCATACACAGTGTTTTGGCACATCCATGTCAAGAGATGTTTGCTGAATTATcatttgaggcaggatttcattCTGTAGCTCTGGGTGGCCTAAAACTCTCCATGTAGACAATACTGGTTTCAGTCAAACTCATAGACATTCACCTGCCTCCG
The sequence above is a segment of the Rattus rattus isolate New Zealand chromosome 11, Rrattus_CSIRO_v1, whole genome shotgun sequence genome. Coding sequences within it:
- the C11H1orf146 gene encoding uncharacterized protein C1orf146 homolog, translating into MSMDGRGGKERAKWTTTIIISSSLKSNEIATALESRSHKVRYSDTLESGSIVFSLSGVAFLLMDAKACMTSAEEVFLTKIEKFINIHQNSFLVLFAPLHGPEERNLMFRIHQRFLGSNLRILPVHNTVNAVDLMCTVAKTTSKPHIDSICYRMITTKAYIIEQSPVWRTLQKIELSTDSVSPDSQ